The stretch of DNA ACTGATATCCGCTTTAAAGCCGTCATCAAGCATGTATTGCATATAGCATAATTGACAGTAGTAATGATTGGCGTACGGTATCATAGGAGGTACTGCGTATGGGCTGAAAGTGAGAGGATAGCGAGTAGTGCTTGTGAACCTACACACCCCATCTACATCCCTTGTCTACATCCCTTGTCTATCTGAAGTAACATCGTCCTGAGAAGGACGCGTTGAATATATGATGATCTGTATAACTAATACATTAACGACTTACATATCACTTGCTAGGAGGCGTTCCGCCGGAATATCAgtacctacttgtagtagtttCTGATCAGTTACATACTGTGCAAGAACTTCCAGAATATCGATGGCTGATTTGGAACCCCGCTCTTGGAACTCCAGTTGACTTTTTCTTGGACTATTTCCTAGCATTGACATCCCACCACTTGCCAATATTATTGAGAAATGGTAGCCAATCGTGACAGCAACAGTGGATCAGTTCCGTACCCAACTACCGCAAATGCACCTATCCAGAGTTATCTTCAACACATCCGGAGTAGTTCTAGACATCCCTTCAGATTATTACTGTACCCAATGTCCCGCCTTTCTACAACGTCTCTATCTCAACATTCATATATCGCAGCAGGGAGCGAAGACACTCCACATGACCGCACTTAGCATGAAAAGAGAGTGCCCTCACAAAAATGACCCCAACACCCTCCAGAGCCCCAAAGCCCGAAAATTTTGCCAAACAACAGACCGATATCAGCCCAGAGACTGGTTggctggtcacgtgaccgcacGGGAGCTCCAAAATGGACCTTTTTGTGTCATTTGAATGGCTTTTTTTGTCCAAACTCGGTCAAGACTTTTGGTGCACTCCTCATTCGCTTCGTCCATGGCATGGCTGCTCATGGTCGTTCctacatcaccaactttAAACTCGGAGTATTCATGACACCACTTTTACATGCGTCGGAAAAAGCCGGGTTCGCGTATACGGCGGTTAGTGAGGGGAACGGAACAAGGGAAAGGGGTTAGAGTAATCATATGAATATCGGGGgtcgaaaaaaaaggcgAAATGGGGGAAAATGACTGGAAAGGAAAACTTGCTTTTCATCTGAATAAATCTGAGTGAAAATCAACTCGCAAGCTGGCAACAAAACAGGTGACCACCGGTCGGCTATTATCACCTGATTCTGATGCGGctaccagtatgtaccgcGCTGTCAACAGGCCGCCCGCCAGACATGACTCACAGCAGCttggttggttggttgCCGTTGGTCACCTTTCGCTTAATTTCGTATTAATTAACGTCGGCTATTTTAGTCCTTCGGCTTGTATTTCCGCATTTAATAGGCGAAAAAACTCCCCCCAAAAagaccaacaagaccaacgTAAAGGACACGAATACGACTAACCCCAGCCATTTTTTTGCACATGGAAACTCACTGACGGATCACCCGCATTCTCCACAAAAACCCAGCCCTTCCTCTCATCCAATGATACTCACAGATTCTAAGCAGATAAGCCTTTATTCGGGTTAAAGTGTGGGGAGGGAGGGGGTTAAACGGCCTCAGTTGGGGGCAGAGAGAGAGGCATTTGCGCTGTAAATTTTCCTGTATCGTCTCTGAGAATATTTGTAGGTTTCCAACGTTTCCCAGTTTTTTTcccaatttttttcatcGTTTTGAAAATATATTTCGTTCCTGCTGTCCATCGGAAAATCGCCCAACCAAGACTCCGAGCCTTATTTATGGCATGTTATTGGACAGGGCGGGACTGGGCGCACGCTCAGCCGCTCAGCCGCTCAGAGTCGTCGCACAACCTGGTTGGAATTGTGTTGGAAAAAGTTTAGAAGAAGACGGTCCCGTCAATCCGACCCTCGGGCCAGCGGCTATCTCCACCGCTGTGTTTATCGGGGTATTAAACCCCACGAGAGGTTGGACATTTCCCCACCTTGATAGAGTTAGCGTTGGCAACTCCGGCCAACTTTATTTTTGGTGGAAAAAGTCCAGCGGTGGGAAAAGCGAACTTGTAAACctctcaacaacatgtctgACCAGAAGCGTGAGTATCACGTCCGAGGCGACGTCGCGGGACGACACAACGAGAGACACGGGACGGGGCGATTGATTTGCAAGGGACTTTGCCTGCGATTCGACATTAAAGACGACGACTCGATCCCACAGAAAGTGTGATTACTGTGGGCTTGTGACACAGATGGTGTTTTGTGGGGATGTGGATTGTGGACTTGGGCAGTTGTGGGGTGTGATGGGtgagacacagaaacagtTGATGACGTGTCTGAGCGGATTCAAATCGGAATGGTTGATGTGTTTGATTCCGGCTGTATCACCTGATATCACGGCTCAAATCGACTGGTATGATGCGAGAGGAGTCATGCGGTCAACCGTGAGGAGATCCGTGGGATCCGTGGGGTGAAGGCTGTGGTGGGTAGGTTGCAGAGCAAGTTCGGAACACGTGACAGCGATGATGATCCAGCCATTGACAAATCGAATGAGCCTCTTGCACGTGATATCAGCACTTGAGTGATGGCTGTACCTCTCTGTTTTTTACTCTCAATCCGTCGAGATTAATGCCCTCCATCTGACATCCACCTTCATTTCGGCTCAATCTACCTTGACGGGCGACACCACTTTATTCAGCTaaaagacacaaacacactcCCCCGCTAAACCACCCCACCCCACGCGATCCCTGACCTCTCCGCAATGGCGCGTCGCTGTACCAGCTTGTGCACGGCTGATACGTGTGATCCATCTCGTGAGCAGATGTGCACCAGGACCGCCATTAGCAATGGCAACCCCAGCTATCTGCTGATCGGTGCTGCTGACCTGCGATGACTCTGGAGTGCGCCATGGTGACCATTACCAATACACGTGTCGTCACAATGGCAATTCCCTTGTGGCGGAATTTCTACTATCACAATGCCTTGCCCAATGCCTCGCACAATGCCTAGCACAATGGCGCAGTTATCCCCCAACCACTTATCGTGCTACGCACTCTGATAGTGGCGGCTGTGTGGTCGTCCCAATCTCGTCGTGCTGCGCACTCCATGTTTGCAGATTTTGTCGTTTTCTCCTTTCACCGCTAACCCAGCCCTCCCCTTCATCTACCAATTCGCATCCGGAGCCATTGCCGGCGTGTCCGAAATCCTGGTCATGTACCCCCTGGACGTGGTCAAGACCCGAATGCAGCTCCAGGTCAAGGGCACTGGTGAGCAGTACTCCTCCATGGTCGACTGTCTCCAGAAGATTGTGCGAAACGAGGGCTTCTCGCGACTGTACCGAGGTATTTCCGCCCCCATTCTCATGGAGGCCCCCAAGCGAGCCGTCAAGTTTGCTGCCAACGACGAGTGGGGCAAGTTCTACCGAAACGCCTTTGGCATGCCCAAGATGACCCAGTCGCTGTCGATTCTGACCGGAGCCACCGCCGGAGCCACCGAGTCGTTCGTCGTCGTGCCCTTTGAGCTCGTTAAGATCCGACTCCAGGACAAGTCGTCCAAGTACACCGGCATGGCCGACGTGGTGAAGACCATTGTGCGACAGGAGGGTCCTCTCGCTCTGTACAACGGTCTGGAGGCCACTCTGTGGCGACACATTACCTGGAACTCTGGTTACTTTGGAGTCATTTTCCAGGTGCGACAGCTGCTGCCCAAGGCCACTGACAAGAGAGGCCAGATGATCAACGATCTGATTGCCGGATCTATTGGAGGAACCGCCGGTACCGTGCTCAACACCCCCTTTGATGTGGTCAAGTCCCGAATCCAGAACACCACCCGAGTCCCCGGTGTCGTCCCCAAGTACAACTGGACCCTGCCCTCGGTGTTTACCGTGTTCCGAGAGGAGGGCTTTGGCGCTCTTTACAAGGGATTCATGCCCAAGGTGCTGCGTCTGGgtcctggaggaggtaTTCTGCTGGTGGTGTTTACCGCTTGCATGGATTTCTTCCGAGGAATCCACGACGGTAAGAAATAAGAGGTTTGTGGAGGCAAATGTGCGCAGCACAGTTGCCGACCATTTGGCGACGCTAAGCCGTCTAGATACACTGGTTATAAAGGAACGATGGTAATAAAATTGTTAGAACACGTTTGTAGAAATAGGGGGTGATTGTTACTCAGCAATTGTTACCGATCAATGTGTAATTAAAAGTAATTGTTGTACGTCAAATCCGATGTTTCCACCTGTTTCTGTTCTTAAATTTCCATGTGTATATTTACGTTAGTGAACTAATTTAGATAAGAAACTTCAAGAGCG from Yarrowia lipolytica chromosome 1D, complete sequence encodes:
- a CDS encoding uncharacterized protein (Truncated form of YALI0D02629g, similar to uniprot|Q03028 Saccharomyces cerevisiae YPL134c Mitochondrial 2-oxodicarboxylate carrier 1 ODC1), with product MYPLDVVKTRMQLQVKGTGEQYSSMVDCLQKIVRNEGFSRLYRGISAPILMEAPKRAVKFAANDEWGKFYRNAFGMPKMTQSLSILTGATAGATESFVVVPFELVKIRLQDKSSKYTGMADVVKTIVRQEGPLALYNGLEATLWRHITWNSGYFGVIFQVRQLLPKATDKRGQMINDLIAGSIGGTAGTVLNTPFDVVKSRIQNTTRVPGVVPKYNWTLPSVFTVFREEGFGALYKGFMPKVLRLGPGGGILLVVFTACMDFFRGIHDGKK